One Dictyostelium discoideum AX4 chromosome 3 chromosome, whole genome shotgun sequence genomic region harbors:
- a CDS encoding UAS domain-containing protein produces the protein MNSPSSSSSSTSTTTTTTTTPNSNLSIWSLSYYINLWNKQFTEPDSSEETRKTVLRLTERFGETHPAFRMASYNEAVSFAKSKFKFLIVYIHSSQHPSSNSFCKEVLFTKEIKEFIEANYIFWVCDVSTSIGLRMCNLLEVTTFPALSLICCNNVPGLTTSSQPVRLELFQGNQLSTKQSAMTIIRTSASHYEPSLIAAKADHDLREQDRFIRQEQDEAFYQSLKEDQEKERIRLEKEELERLEKEREEKEEQDRIDFQRELEERKQRKQKLFINEPKQKQQNGVDVTKLVIRLHDGSKLQRNFLITDTIEFVMDFIDTHIQEPIENYVLSTHYPKKQLSNLKSTLKDEGLYPDSVLFLSEL, from the exons atgaattctccatcttcatcatcatcatctacatcaactactacaactactacaacaacaccaaattcaaatttatcaatatgGAGTTTAagttattatattaatttatgga aTAAACAATTTACAGAACCAGATTCAAGCGAAGAAACTAGAAAAACGGTGTTACGTTTAACAGAAAGATTCGGAGAGACTCATCCAGCATTTAGGATGGCTTCTTATAATGAAGCCGTTTCATTTGCAAAGagtaaattcaaatttttaatagtttataTACATTCATCACAACATCCTTCTTCGAATAGTTTTTGCAA agaggtgttatttacaaaagaaattaaagaatttattgaagcaaattatatattttggGTATGTGATGTTTCAACATCGATTGGTTTGAGAATGTGTAATTTATTAGAAGTTACAACTTTTCCagcattatcattaatttgttGTAACAATGTACCAGGTttaacaacatcatcacAACCAGTGAGATTGGAATTATTCCAAGGTAATCAACTATCAACAAAGCAATCTGCAATGACAATTATTAGAACTTCAGCTTCACATTATGAACCTTCTTTAATTGCTGCTAAAGCTGATCA cgATTTAAGAGAACAAGATAGATTTATTAGACAAGAACAAGATGAAGCATTTTATCAATCACTTAAAGAGGatcaagaaaaagaaagaattagATTAGAAAAAGAGGAACTAGAAAGATTAGAGAAAGAAagagaagaaaaagaagaacaagATAGAATAGATTTCCAAAGAGAATTGGAAGaaagaaaacaaagaaaacaaaaattatttattaatgagccaaaacaaaaacaacaaaatggtGTGGATGTCACTAAATTAGTCATTAGATTACATGATGGTTCAAAATTACAAAGAAACTTTTTAATCACTGATACAATCGAATTTGTAATGGATTTCATAGATACTCATATCCAAGAACCAATTGAAAACTATGTACTATCAACTCATTATCCAAAGAAACAACtctcaaatttaaaatccaCCTTAAAAGATGAAGGTTTATATCCAGACtctgttttatttttatcagaattataa
- a CDS encoding hypothetical protein (Similar to Dictyostelium discoideum (Slime mold). Non-receptor tyrosine kinase spore lysis A (EC 2.7.1.112) (Tyrosine-protein kinase 1)), translating into MTSQFQKRLNAKYLLMKSDPYYSQKYPDSSLNNHPFHHIVLPYKLPTVLDIIQDSLENVKNVELKEDQTPLFYSLCHVLTELPIIGDNILLKAGTQYHSNLFVSPTSEVPKISITEYLTRLVKFSPCSKECFIMIIVYIDRIISKTNFIINSFNIHRLLITAIMVASKYIDDIFYNNEYYSHIGGVTRDELNRLEISFLNLLQFDLSCPLPDYLDYFSKLDSFVSKLRRQNKKDSVIKIHHHSVNQQYQQQQQMQMQQQQQMQQQMQQQQYQQHAQQQQYQQIQSPQRDSRSNISKIINPINDNNSPSMVTSTRRKSITQQPQTQFILPKCIS; encoded by the exons atgacaagccaattccaaaaaagattaaatgcTAAATATTTATTGATGAAATCTGACCCATACTATTCACAAAAGTATCCAGATAgtagtttaaataatcacCCTTTTCATCATATAGTATTACCATATAAATTACCAACAGTTTTAGATATAATACAAGATAGTTTGGAGAATGTCAAAAATGTTGAATTAAAGGAAGATCAAACACCATTGTTTTACAGTTTATGTCATGTTTTGACAGAGTTACCAATAATCGGTGATAAT atattattaaaagctGGTACACAATATCATTCAAATCTATTCGTTTCTCCTACAAGCGAAGTAccaaaaatatcaataacTGAATATTTAACTAGACTTGTAAAATTCTCACCATGTTCCAAAGAATGTTTCATTATGATTATAGTTTATATTGATagaattatttcaaaaacaaattttattataaatagttttaatattcATAGATTATTAATAACTGCAATTATGGTTGCTTCTAAATATATAGAtg atatcttttataataatgaatacTATAGTCATATTGGTGGTGTTACCAGAGATGAATTAAATAGATtagaaatttcatttttaaatttactacAATTCGATCTTTCATGTCCATTACCGGATTACTTGGATTATTTCTCAAAATTGGATTCATTTGTTAGTAAATTAAGaagacaaaataaaaaagactcTGTCATTAAAATTCATCACCATTCTgtaaatcaacaatatcaacaacaacaacaaatgcaaatgcagcaacaacaacaaatgcaacaacaaatgcaacaacaacaatatcaacaacatgcccaacaacaacaatatcaacaaattcaatcacCACAAAGAGATTCAAGatcaaatatttcaaaaataataaatccaattaatgataataattctcCAAGTATGGTAACATCTACAAGAAGAAAATCAATAACACAACAACCTCAAACTCAATTTATTCTTCCAAAATgtatttcttaa
- the ap4e1 gene encoding adaptin N-terminal domain-containing protein, whose protein sequence is MNSSALNLIQFLESSKIQVPGGLKSVKGILDFDFYDLVKNIGESTSREEEVHIIQNEIIKLKSCFSKEQSKDKKRECLIRMIYCHMLGYDVPFGHIQALNMTQDSEILNKRTGYLTLSLCLPERHELLIMAVNSILKGLNSSNYLEVCSALTAMCKLIDNDTIPAFLQKVLQLLNHQKPIVRKKSVTVLHRFYRLVGDSFLDDDQIIDKLRQSLCDRDPSVMSASICIFLDISEKHSTLKDNNNQINNNNNNNNSNQIKKKNNEEINRSKNLISMLKELVPSFVGILKQVAEGRLPNSYIYHGIHHPWLQINLLKLLSNLGYQDKDSSNHMYTVLLFTMQQSQKFKNNVGFAILYETIKTLTLIHPNLQLIEQCSKNIAIFLKGKHHNLRYFGIKALASIVKVSPKLVLPYQVEVIESLESPDETLKRKSFDLLYKMTNQTNVVPVCSKLIEQLVLSKDQNFKSELISQITNIAEKYSPNDIWYIDTISTVLSILPNENNKDNNNNNNNNNNNNNNYQFAYNLIRLVSEEDDIKVKQHISEIYLNNIMISNEQQQQQQQENQNNLQQFSDIYIKIMSWVISEYSNLIVSNNGVIESDIISYLCDLLEKDYQGETKSWIIIGIGKLVAQLGKSLPMLELMTKKFKSSKSLICQQRSSELNEILKNPKSMSLILPLDAYCEDIDFNKIFNKFNDYSNKVGGKQYIPYEKRKNTPLVDISDGSSSHSNEKGLNFQYPPPPDPFNPHHNQQQLYPVHQHQPPSNHQQQQQQQQQQQQQQLQLFPQQPQQPQQLLLLGEDDTINLNNNSLVPVNNDQQLQPHQHQQQQQNQQQQQQNQQQQQQQNPQYPNNQLVTVPDQNAPKPIGLPKPSKVLWTKKGFVGNKQTPPQNATPQQQQQQQQQQTQNTLSQQQIQKHQQTHNNIDPEKEKLAKQLFGGFSENNNRNENSNNTDNNQNNVGITSKLQNKKSNNENNINNNKKESYLEELIDLSPNLISNINITNNSNNNNNNNNNNNNNNNNNNNNNNNNNNNLLLVDVEGDEQKEVKNSSCSSGNSELINLNLDENTTKNINGNLLGDDLEELNKN, encoded by the exons ATGAACTCTTCagcattaaatttaattcaatttttagaGAGTTCAAAGATTCAAGTACCTGGTGGACTTAAATCAGTTAAAGGTATTttagattttgatttttatgaTTTAGTAAAGAATATTGGTGAATCAACATCAAGAGAAGAGGAAGTTCatataattcaaaatgaaatcattaaattgaAAAGTTGCTTCTCAAAAGAACAAAGCAAAGATAAGAAAAGGGAATGCCTAATTAGAATGATCTATTGCCATATGTTAGGTTACGATGTACCATTTGGACATATTCAAGCATTGAATATGACACAAGATTCAGAGATATTAAATAAGAGAACTGGTTATCTTACACTATCATTATGTTTACCAGAGAGACATGAACTATTAATTATGGCAgttaattcaatattaaaaggtttaaattcttcaaattatttagaagTCTGCTCAGCACTAACAGCAATgtgtaaattaattgataacgATACAATACCGGCTTTCCTTCAAAAGGTATtgcaattattaaatcatcaaaaacCAATAGTCAGAAAGAAATCCGTTACTGTCTTACACAGATTCTATAGATTAGTTGGCGACTCTTTCTTGGATGACGATCAAATCATTGATAAACTCAGACAATCATTATGTGATCGTGACCCTTCAGTAATGTCTGCTTCAATTTGTATCTTTTTAGATATTTCTGAAAAACATTCAactttaaaagataataacaatcaaattaataacaacaacaacaacaataatagtaatcaaattaaaaaaaaaaataatgaagaaattaatagatcaaaaaatttaatttcaatgttGAAAGAATTAGTACCAAGTTTTGTtggaattttaaaacaagttGCAGAAGGTAGATTACCAAATAGTTATATTTATCATGGTATTCATCATCCATGGTTACAAATTAAtctattgaaattattatcaaatttaggATACCAAGATAAAGATTCCTCCAATCATATGTATACAGTATTATTGTTTACAATGCAACAATCtcaaaagtttaaaaataatgttggTTTCGCTATACTCTATGAAACTATTAAAACTCTAACTTTAATTCACccaaatttacaattgattGAACAATGTTCAAAGAATATtgcaatatttttaaaaggtaAACATCATAATCTTCGTTATTTCGGTATCAAAGCATTGGCATCAATTGTTAAAGTTTCACCAAAACTAGTATTACCTTATCAAGTTGAAGTCATTGAATCATTAGAATCACCAGATGAAACTTTAAAACGTAAAAGTTTTGATTTACTCTATAAAATGACAAATCAAACTAATGTAGTACCAGTttgttcaaaattaattgaacaaTTAGTACTCTCAAAAGATCAAAACTTTAAATCAGAATTAATCTCTCAAATTACAAATATCGCTGAAAAATATTCACCAAATGATATTTGGTATATTGATACAATTTCAACtgttttatcaatattaccaaatgaaaataataaagataataataacaataacaataataataataataataataataattatcaatttgcatataatttaattagatTAGTTTCAGAAGAAGACGATATTAAAGTTAAACAACATATTTcagaaatttatttaaataatattatgatttcaaatgaacaacaacaacaacaacaacaagagaatcaaaataatttacaacaattttcagatatttatataaagatTATGAGTTGGGTAATTTCagaatattcaaatttaatagtaTCAAATAATGGTGTTATTGAAAGTGATATCATTAGTTATCTATGTGACCTTTTAGAGAAAGATTATCAAGGTGAGACTAAATCTTGGATCATcattggtattggtaaatTGGTTGCTCAATTAGGTAAATCATTACCAATGTTAGAATTAATGacaaagaaatttaaatcttcaaaatctttaatttgtcAACAACGTTCTTctgaattaaatgaaatcttaaaaaatccaaaatcaatgtctttaattttaccatTAGATGCTTATTGTGAAGATATTgat tttaataaaatatttaataaatttaatgattacTCAAATAAGGTTGGAGGAAAACAATATATTCCAtatgaaaaaagaaagaatacACCATTGGTTGATATATCTGATGGTAGTTCATCACATTCAAATGAAAAGGGTTTGAACTTTCAATATCCTCCACCACCTGATCCATTTAATCCTCATCAtaaccaacaacaattatacccagttcatcaacatcaacctCCAtcaaatcatcaacaacaacaacaacaacaacaacaacaacaacaacaacaacttcaattaTTCCctcaacaacctcaacaaccacaacaactaTTACTTTTGGGTGAAGATgatacaattaatttaaataacaattCATTAGTTCCTGTCAATAAtgatcaacaattacaaccacatcaacatcaacaacaacaacaaaatcaacaacaacaacaacaaaatcaacaacaacaacaacagcaaaaCCCACAATAtccaaataatcaattagtAACAGTTCCTGATCAAAATGCTCCAAAACCAATAgg TTTACCAAAACCATCAAAGGTATTATGGACTAAAAAAGGATTTGTTGGAAATAAACAAACTCCACCACAAAATGCcacaccacaacaacaacaacaacaacaacaacaacaaactcaaAATACtttatcacaacaacaaattcaaaaacatcaacaaactcataataatatagatCCAGAAAAGGAGAAATTGGCCAAACAATTATTTGGTGGATTCtcagaaaataataatagaaatgaaaatagtaataatactgATAATAACCAAAATAATGTTGGAATTACAtcaaaattacaaaataaaaaatcaaataacgaaaataatattaataataataagaaggAATCATATTTAGAAGAATTAATAGATTTATCACCAAAtctaatttcaaatattaatattaccaataatagtaacaataataataataataataataataataataataataataataataataataataataataataataataataataatttattattggttgaTGTCGAAGGAGATGAACAAAAAGAAGTTAAAAatagtagttgtagtagtggtaattctgagttaataaatttaaatttagatgAAAACActacaaaaaatataaatggtAATTTACTAGGAGACGATcttgaagaattaaataaaaattaa
- a CDS encoding hypothetical protein (Similar to Boophilus microplus (Cattle tick). notch-like protein) produces MNNHFKFYFIILLCSIFYISFSESQTIGEYNCLYNIFEKFNLTKAYPKNSTDGYSNVCESAGILCEGGVVKSIIITGKNEQSPLSAVLTPNELSCLPNLVSISLISIRVNTDVLFTKIGSVSSIILENIPSGAINITQIDRPFPPYDSYFLSCNEFNNSILNSSYLNNIKTFYLQGSYVYFNVNEGTNFTNPKVIQLWALNIPDLSSCPLLGLVNLFLRSDYNKTTLSNYAKINSTLVQINFPQNSLPIPSFIETNRDILGVSIVDQPFSKPSSVIDMSVGYKLQLFSSNNIGPDFNINGEFPIKFSNTVTNIYIRFGSFKTIPVFSNVSTGSVTIANSGLTDLSIYGGSAKILDYSDNTLTGTIDKSYCNVELIVANNNLTGTIPSCFTCYFGYPITNAGIWSKIPFYERFKGNFFTNYIPNPGCTTFAPQVRANSILSGYIISGIDIGFDGQSYKFNGTEPCYFPSFRLGKEINCIVNNNYLANVRYASILNTWHNTNYTFAFISSPPDASLVSVSLNTLTIDGTYFSSYMGQSIQTVKIANINCAISATNFFKIVCTTLSTIPSTSDSQLLTISNSNETKNFYIQTSDGYSNSKTCPNDCSTNSKGICDLSTGICVCNIGFGGNDCSSVQCFDQNCSGFGICNITTGECKCDSSHQGDDCSLPFIPCKSDCSQYLNQGSCNNQTGICQCSTNYQGSDCAIPIVNITSVIPCTIDGGEVSIIGWFGSDNTLTLASYNVSIGILDCIITSINQTVIKCNLGAGEGTKDIKTINSIHPNVTYIAYGLFKYQTPVHYITSVIPCTIDGGEVSIIGWFGNGALSLTSFIVSIGVLDCIITSINQTVITCNVGAGKGTKDIKIINSIHPNIVFIGYGLFNYQNPIKTCPNDCTSPKNGKCNSNTGECECNDPFKGFDCSTKIEITTPPTNSSIDKDTGGATIGNQNTNYEISILSLNEISIDGSTIIKSHPLNGNWSIDNKETKTTSDSNIFIFSQKLINNTCTINYTIEEVKLKDKSFTFGTTTFTVEKGSIKLSVLIKDYQYQSSLNTLQLIFYSGAVDTNDDDDCNKKETTINTSNLNNQQNLNYIQISKNSKTLVGRFINQVIADSRPTFMSSTIINDNNNNNKSSIKIGLNLPHCKNQCLIDPDFSVLVNSDFKESCDKSQKNKWIIPVSVVVSVVGFSIIITISIIIYIKHKYRFKIISTKLKPFRNPK; encoded by the exons atgaataatcattttaaattttattttattattttattatgttcaatattttatatttcgTTTTCTGAATCTCAAACCATAGGAGAATATAAttgtttatataatatttttgaaaaatttaatttaacaaaaGCTTATCCAAAAAATTCAACTGACGGATATAGTAATGTTTGTGAAAGTGCTGGTATTTTGTGTGAGGGTGGTGTAGTTAA GTCAATAATTATAACAGGTAAAAATGAACAATCACCTTTAAGTGCAGTTCTAACACCAAATGAATTATCTTGTTTACCAAATTTAGTTAGTATATCGTTAATATCAATAAGAGTAAACACAGATGTCCTTTTTACAAAGATTGGTTCTGTGAGttcaattattttagaaaatattCCATCAGGagcaattaatattactCAAATTGACAGACCATTCCCTCCATATGACTCtta tttctTATCatgtaatgaatttaataactcaattttaaattcctcatatttaaataatattaaaacattttatcTTCAGGGATCTTATGTTTACTTTAATGTCAATGAAGGAACCAATTTTACAAACCCCAAAGTAATTCAGTTATGGGCACTTAATATTCCAGATTTATCGTCATGCCCACTACTTGGTTtggtaaatttatttttaagaagtgattataataaaacaacaTTAAGTAATTAtgcaaaaattaattctacATTAGTCCAAATTAACTTTCCACAAAATAGTCTACCCATCCCAAGTTTTATTGAAACTAATCGTGATATATTAGGTGTTTCAATAGTTGATCAACCATTTTCTAAACCATCTAGTGTGATTGATATGTCAGTAGGTTATAAATTACAACTATTTTCCTCAAATAATATTGGTCCAGATTTCAATATAAATGGAGAATTTCCAATTAAGTTTTCGAATACTGTcacaaatatttatattcgATTTGGttcatttaaaacaattcCAGTTTTTTCAAATGTTTCCACTGGATCAGTTACAATTGCAAACTCAGGTTTAAcagatttatcaatttatgGCGGGAGTGCaaaaattttagattatTCTGATAATACATTGACAGGCacaattgataaatcttATTGTAATGTAGAATTAATTgttgcaaataataatttaacaggAACGATTCCATCATGTTTCACTTGTTATTTTGGGTATCCAATCACAAATGCTGGTATTTGGTCAAAAATTCCATTTTATGAGAGATTCAAAGGTAATTTTTTCACAAATTATATACCAAACCCTGGTTGTACAACATTTGCTCCTCAGGTAAGagcaaattcaattttatcaggTTACATTATTTCTGGTATTGATATTGGTTTCGATGGCCAAtcttataaatttaatggtaCTGAACCATGCTACTTTCCTTCTTTTCGATTAGGAAAAGAGATTAATTGTATAGTCAATAATAACTACCTTGCCAATGTTAGATATGCCAGTATTTTAAATACATGGCATAATACAAATTATACATTTGCATTTATTAGTAGTCCGCCAGATGCATCATTAGTTTCAGTTTCACTCAATACTCTTACCATTGATGGTACTTACTTTTCATCATATATGGGTCAATCAATTCAAACTGTTAAAATTGCCAATATTAATTGTGCCATTAGTGCaactaatttctttaaaattgtttGTACTACACTTTCAACCATTCCATCAACTTCTGATAGCCAATTACtcacaatttcaaattcaaatgaaactaaaaatttttatattcaaaCTTCAGACGGTTactcaaattcaaaaacttGTCCAAATGATTGTTCAACAAACTCAAAAGGTATTTGTGATTTAAGTACAGGTATTTGTGTTTGTAATATAGGTTTTGGAGGTAATGATTGTAGCTCTGTCCAATGTTTTGATCAAAATTGTTCAGGTTTTGGTATTTGTAATATAACAACAGGTGAATGTAAATGTGATTCATCTCATCAAGGTGATGATTGTTCTTTACCATTTATACCTTGCAAATCAGATTGCAGTCAATACTTAAATCAAGGTTCTTGTAATAATCAAACTGGTATTTGCCAATGCTCTACAAACTATCAAGGTTCAGATTGTGCAATTCCAATAGTTAATATTACCTCAGTCATTCCATGTACTATTGACGGTGGTGAAGTTTCAATTATTGGTTGGTTTGGTAGTGACAATACACTTACATTAGCATCGTACAATGTTTCCATTGGTATATTAGATTGTATTATAACATCAATTAATCAAACAGTAATTAAATGTAATCTTGGAGCAGGTGAAGGTactaaagatattaaaactataaattcaattcatCCAAATGTAACGTACATTGCTTatggattatttaaatatcaaACTCCAGTACATTATATTACATCAGTTATTCCATGTACtattgatggtggtgaagTTTCAATTATTGGTTGGTTTGGAAATGGAGCTCTTTCATTAACATCATTTATTGTTTCCATTGGTGTATTAGATTGTATCATAACATCAATTAATCAAACAGTAATTACATGTAATGTTGGAGCAGGTAAAGGTactaaagatattaaaattataaattcaattcacCCAAATATAGTATTCATTGGCTatggattatttaattatcaaaatccAATTAAAACTTGTCCAAATGATTGTACAAGCCCAAAAAATGGTAAATGTAATTCAAATACGGGTGAATGTGAATGCAATGATCCATTCAAAGGTTTTGATTGTAGTacaaaaattgaaatcacaacaccaccaacaaattcatcaattgataaagataCAGGCGGAGCAACAATTGGTAATCAAAATACAAattatgaaatttcaattttatcattaaatgaaatttcaattgatggtTCAACAATCATAAAATCACATCCATTAAATGGTAATTggtcaattgataataaagaaaCGAAAACAACATCAGattcaaatatatttatattttcacaaaaattaataaataatacatGTACAATAAATTATACAATTGAAGAggttaaattaaaagataagaGTTTTACATTTGGAACTACAACATTCACAGTAGAAAAAGgttcaataaaattatcagttttaattaaagattatcaatatcaaagttcattaaatacattacaattaatattttattcagGAGCTGTTGAtacaaatgatgatgatgattgtaataaaaaagaaacaacaatcaatacatcaaatttaaataatcaacaaaatttaaattatattcaaaTCTCAAAGAATTCTAAAACTTTAGTTGGTCGTTTCATTAATCAAGTCATTGCTGATTCAAGACCAACATTTATGTCAAgtacaattattaatgataataataataataataaatcatcaattaaaataggATTAAATTTACCACATTGCAAAAATCAATGTTTAATAGATCCTGACTTTTCTGTGTTGGTTAATTCAGACTTTAAAGAATCATGTGATAAatcacaaaaaaacaaatggaTAATACCTGTTTCTGTTGTTGTATCTGTGGTTGGTTTTTCTATCATAATTACTATAtctataattatatatatcaAACACAAatatagatttaaaattatttcaaccAAATTAAAGCCTTTTAGGaatccaaaataa
- the rio1 gene encoding RIO family protein kinase, with the protein MEDSFKNLTIENKEQQTVTTTTTTTTTTTKKIQTLEVPLRRNGDLIEFSDSDEEYYYDDDYEEIEYDSDLSDEENEDRILGIRSSIPLNKTLQPKAQALEQKYQNKINVNSIANSISSKRVIDDDSHRALPNSVQNSIKEIKKKDDKQGVRIVDKEDRATTEQVLDPRTRLMLFKMINKGAFSEINGCISTGKEANVYHAFTPNEEERAVKVYKTSILVFKDRDRYVTGEFRFRRGYSKHNPRKMVKVWAEKEFRNLTRLKNAGIPCPTPLILRNHILVMTFIGKDGYAAPRLKDATVSQEKFGVIYLDCIKMMRTLFHKCRLVHADLSEYNMLYYKNQLYIIDVSQSVEHDHPHSLDFLRMDCSNVTDFFRKKEVNTMFIQELFEFITDLTITEDNIDQYLEKMLEKIQSRGETTDEQKIQEEVFRNAYIPRTLDQIIDLDRDMEKIERGEGRDIFYQNLTGLSKDLQNIKSKNDLINDSNENKDSDDSSSDSSEDSDDDSDSDQLNEDDEKIRKLVVIDPITKMEIRLEDMPKKDRKKFVKEMNKERRKTKIPKHIKKLTKKRKAEKFGKKK; encoded by the exons atggaagattcattcaaaaatttaaccattgaaaataaagaacaacaaacagtaacaacaacaacaacaacaacaacaacaacaacaaaaaaaattcaaacttTAGAAGTACCATTAAGAAGAAATGGTGATCTTATAGAATTTTCAGATTCAGATGAagaatattattatgatgatgattatgaagaaattgaataTGATTCAGATTTATCAGATGAAGAGAATGAAGATAGAATTTTAGGAATTAGATCATCAAtaccattaaataaaactttacaACCAAAAGCACAAGCATTGGaacaaaaatatcaaaataaaattaatgtaaATTCAATTGCTAATAGTATTTCGAGTAAGAGGGtgattgatgatgattcacATAGAGCATTACCAAATTCTGtacaaaattcaattaaagagattaaaaagaaagatgATAAACAAGGTGTACGTATTGTAGATAAAGAGGATAGAGCAACCACTGAGCAAGTGTTGGATCCACGTACACGTTTAATgttatttaaaatgattaataaGGGTGCATTCTCAGAGATTAATGGTTGTATCTCAACGGGTAAAGAAGCCAATGTGTACCATGCATTCACACCCAATGAGGAAGAACGTGCTGTAAAAGTGTATAAAACCAGTATTCTGGTATTCAAAGATCGTGATCGTTATGTAACTGGTGAATTTCGTTTTCGTCGTGGTTATAGTAAACATAATCCAAGAAAGATGGTGAAAGTGTGGGCAGAGAAGGAGTTTAGAAATCTCACACGTTTAAAGAATGCTGGCATACCGTGTCCAACACCATTGATTCTACGTAACCATATTCTAGTGATGACATTCATCGGCAAGGACGGCTATGCCGCACCACGTTTAAAAGATGCCACTGTATCACAAGAGAAGTTTGGTGTAATCTATTTGGATTGTATAAAAATGATGAGAACATTGTTTCATAAATGTCGTTTAGTACATGCCGATCTCTCTGAATACAATATGTTATACTACAAGAATCAACTCTACATCATCGATGTTTCTCAATCGGTTGAACATGATCACCCTCATTCATTGGATTTCCTTCGTATGGATTGTTCAAACGTTACAGATTTCTTTAGAAAGAAAGAAGTGAACACAATGTTCATTCAAGAGTTATTCGAATTCATCACAGATTTAACAATTACCGAGGATAATATCGATCAATATTTAGAGAAAATGTTAGAGAAAATTCAATCACGTGGTGAAACAACAGATGAACAAAAAATTCAAGAGGAAGTCTTTAGAAATGCTTATATTCCACGTACTTTAGATCAAATTATAGATTTAGATAGAGATATGGAAAAAATTGAAAGAGGTGAAGGTCGTGATATTTTCTATCAAAATTTAACAGGTTTAAGTAAAGATttacaaaatattaaatcaaaaaatgatttaattaatgattcaaatgaaaataaggATTCTGATGATTCTTCTTCTGATTCTTCTGAAGATTCTGATGATGATTCCGATTCtgatcaattaaatgaagatgatgaaaaaatTCGTAAATTAGTTGTAATTGATCCAATTACTAAAATGGAAATTAGATTAGAAGATATGCctaaaaaa GATCGTAAGAAATTTGTAAAAGAAATGAATaaagaaagaagaaaaacaaaaataccaaaacatattaaaaaattaactaAAAAGAGAAAAGCAGAGAAATTtggtaaaaagaaataa